In one window of Eubalaena glacialis isolate mEubGla1 chromosome 13, mEubGla1.1.hap2.+ XY, whole genome shotgun sequence DNA:
- the LOC133103354 gene encoding zinc finger CCHC domain-containing protein 9-like, protein MTRWARVTTTQNKRPFPATSWEDMKKGSFEGKSQNLPKSKQLEADSLSLKNHAPQAKHKKNKKKKEYLNEDVNGFMEYLRQNSQMVRNGEMIAADSQEVREEIAVALKKDSRREGRRLKRQAAKKNAMVCFHCRKPGHGIADCPAALENQEMGTGICYRCGSTEHEITKCKAKVDPAFGEFPFAKCFVCGEMGHLSRSCPDNPKGLYADGGCCRLCGSVEHFKKDCPESQNSDRMVTVGRWAKGMSADYEDILDVPKPQKPKTKIPKVVNF, encoded by the coding sequence ATGACCAGGTGGGCACGAGTTACTACCACACAGAACAAAAGACCCTTCCCTGCAACATCATGGGAGGACATGAAGAAGGGGTCCTTTGAGGGAAAAAGCCAAAACCTACCAAAGAGTAAACAACTTGAAGCCGATAGTCTGTCCCTTAAAAATCATGCACCCCaagcaaaacacaaaaagaataaaaagaaaaaggagtattTAAATGAAGATGTGAATGGATTCATGGAATATCTAAGGCAAAACTCACAGATGGTTCGCAATGGGGAGATGATAGCAGCAGACAGTCAGGAAGTCAGGGAAGAAATTGCAGTTGCTTTAAAGAAAGATAGTCGCCGGGAAGGAAGACGATTAAAAAGACAAGCAGCAAAGAAAAATGCAATGGTATGTTTCCATTGTAGAAAACCTGGCCATGGGATTGCAGATTGCCCAGCTGCCCTTGAGAATCAAGAAATGGGCACTGGAATATGTTACCGGTGTGGATCCACAGAGCATGAAATAACCAAGTGCAAGGCTAAAGTAGACCCAGCTTTTGGTGAATTTCCTTTTGCAAAATGTTTTGTTTGTGGGGAAATGGGACATCTGTCCAGATCTTGTCCTGATAATCCCAAAGGACTCTATGCTGATGGTGGTTGCTGCAGACTTTGTGGCTCTGTGGAACATTTTAAGAAAGATTGCCCCGAAAGTCAGAATTCAGATCGAATGGTCACGGTTGGTCGCTGGGCAAAGGGAATGAGTGCGGACTATGAAGACATTTTGGATGTGCCTAAACCACAGAAACCCAAAACAAAGATACCTAAAGTTGTTAATTTTTGA